A single region of the Nocardioides aquaticus genome encodes:
- a CDS encoding MaoC family dehydratase, translated as MSVNSVPATDSLRPMTSVQVDQTREFVASLDEKSETYWDMVTIGDVLSRDLHLSAELVILYADAVEDFNPWYEGWLMNRWHMEGESPFGGAIVPPMLISHFVLSVQFDHTKPFAIGSIHTFHDTQIHKPVPVGSTVRIQTTAVDKFTKRDRRYVRHEVEVTDVEDATLYLSETRDILSL; from the coding sequence ATGAGCGTCAACTCTGTGCCCGCCACCGACTCGCTGCGTCCCATGACCTCCGTCCAGGTCGACCAGACCCGGGAGTTCGTCGCGAGCCTCGACGAGAAGTCCGAGACCTACTGGGACATGGTCACGATCGGCGATGTGCTCTCGCGCGACCTGCACCTCAGCGCGGAGCTGGTCATCCTCTACGCCGACGCGGTCGAGGACTTTAATCCCTGGTACGAGGGCTGGTTGATGAACCGGTGGCACATGGAGGGTGAGTCGCCGTTCGGAGGGGCCATCGTGCCGCCCATGCTCATCTCGCACTTCGTGCTCTCGGTGCAGTTTGACCACACCAAGCCGTTCGCGATCGGTTCGATCCACACTTTCCACGACACCCAGATACACAAGCCGGTCCCGGTCGGCTCCACCGTCCGAATCCAGACCACGGCGGTCGATAAGTTCACCAAGCGGGACCGGCGCTACGTGCGACACGAAGTGGAGGTGACCGATGTGGAGGACGCCACGCTGTACCTGTCCGAGACCCGCGACATCCTCTCGCTGTGA